The Deinococcus sp. KNUC1210 nucleotide sequence TGAATCATGCGTACCGCTCTAATTTTCGGCAGTCTGGCGCTGGGCCTGAGCGCCTGTGCGCCGTCTCTTCGTGCCAATCTCTCCGTCGACTACACACGCTCGAACCTGATCTACAGCTTCCAGCCAGACCGGGGACAGGGCAGCTCGTACTTTGTGGGCGACACCATCCGGTTCCAGCTCGCCACCCGCGAAGCTGGCTATGTCACGCTGGTCAGCCTCGATCCCAACGGCAACAGCAACGTGCTCGTCCGCAATGCCTACGTCAATGCCGGAACCACCTTCTTTCCGCGTGTGCAGGACGGTGCCGCCAGCTTCAGCGTCGCGCCGCCGCGTGGATTGCAGCGCGTCCGGGCCATCTTTACCCGTGCCCGCCCCAATCTCGACCTGTACTTTCAGGGCACCTACGATCAGAACCGCTGGAACGACGCCACCAACAACTACGTTCAGAGCTACAACGCACGCGACCGCGATACGCAGGAAACGCTCTTCTACATCCGCTGAACCCGCTTTCCGGGCAGGGCCACTTCCGACCGATGGATGGAGGTGGCCCTGTCTTTTGCCTGTCGTCTTGGCTACTCTGAAGCATGTCTCTGACCTTCGAGGACGCGCAGGCCCGTGTAGACCGCTACATTTCCCAGTTCAAAGAGGGCTACTTTCCGCCGCTGCTGATGCTGGCGCGGATGACCGAGGAGGTGGGCGAGGTGGCGCGGGTGCTGGCCCACCAGAACGGCAAGACGCCCAAACCCGGCGAGGACGTGGGTGATCTGGAACTGGAACTGGCCGATCTGCTGTTCGTGATGGTCTGCATGGCGAACGAGCGCGGCCTGAGTCTGGAAAAGGGCTTTGCCCGTATGATGCAGAAGATCGAAACCCGCGACGCTGACCGCTGGACGAGAAAGGACACCTGATGACCCGAGACCCCCGCTTTCCCGTCGGCCCGCAGCCCAGCATCCAGACCCTGACCCCGCAGGAGCGCCAGGACGCGCTGGCTGCCCTCCGTGCCCTGCCTGCCGAATTTCGTGCAGCCTTCGCCGGGCTCAACGACACCCAGCTGAACACGCCCTACCGGGACGGTGGCTGGACGCTGCGGCAGGTGGCCCACCACGTTCCCGACAGCCACATGAATGCCTATATCCGTACCCGGCTGGCGCTCAGCGAGGACGCGCCCACCATCCGGCCCTACGACCAGGACAGCTGGGCGGGGCTCCCCGACTACGGGGGCGACATCGAAGTGAGTCTGAAGCTGCTGGAGTCGCTGCACGAACGCTGGACACGCCTGCTGTCGGCACTCGACGAGGCGCAGTGGCAGCGAACCTTCGTTCATCCGGAATATGGACGGGTGTACACGCTGGACAGCATGGCCGCCAGCTACGTCTGGCACGGACGGCACCACAAGGCGCAGGTGCTGGGACTGCGGGCAGATCAGGGCTGGTAATGCAGTGGGATGAGCGCTGGGACGTGCCGATAGCGGTGCGGGGCAGCGGCGTGGTCGTACTGAACGCCGAGCGGCAGGTGCTGCTGATCCGCGAGGGCAAAGCGGGCATGGAAGACCTGTGGCATATTCCGTCCGGCACGGTGGAACCCGGCGAAAACCCCCAGGATACCGCCGTGCGCGAGGCCTACGAGGAAGCGGGGCTGCATGTGCGGCTGCTGCGCTTTCTGAATGCCCACGTCGGGCGGCTGCCTGATGGAGCCTTTGTCGTGAGGATGGCGTGGCTGGCCGAAGCGACCACCGACGCGGCACCTGCCCCGGTGTTCACGCAGGAAGTGCGGGAAGCCCGGTATTTCAGCCGCGCCGAGTTCGAGGCGCTGTATGCCGCCGGAAAAGTCCGCATGTATCACACCAGATTGTTCGTAGACGCGGCCTACAGCGAGAGCGCCTAATCTTTTCTGCGCGTCTGGAACACCATCACGTCACTCATTTCGGTCAGCGGGCCGCCCTGAAAACTGCCCGCCACCCTGGGCGATTCGAACCCGCCGCATCTCAGCAGCCACTCGACCTCGTACCGGGTGTAGTACCGCTGCGTCAGGGTGT carries:
- a CDS encoding Nudix hydrolase, producing the protein MQWDERWDVPIAVRGSGVVVLNAERQVLLIREGKAGMEDLWHIPSGTVEPGENPQDTAVREAYEEAGLHVRLLRFLNAHVGRLPDGAFVVRMAWLAEATTDAAPAPVFTQEVREARYFSRAEFEALYAAGKVRMYHTRLFVDAAYSESA
- a CDS encoding YfiT family bacillithiol transferase; the protein is MTRDPRFPVGPQPSIQTLTPQERQDALAALRALPAEFRAAFAGLNDTQLNTPYRDGGWTLRQVAHHVPDSHMNAYIRTRLALSEDAPTIRPYDQDSWAGLPDYGGDIEVSLKLLESLHERWTRLLSALDEAQWQRTFVHPEYGRVYTLDSMAASYVWHGRHHKAQVLGLRADQGW
- a CDS encoding nucleotide pyrophosphohydrolase, which encodes MSLTFEDAQARVDRYISQFKEGYFPPLLMLARMTEEVGEVARVLAHQNGKTPKPGEDVGDLELELADLLFVMVCMANERGLSLEKGFARMMQKIETRDADRWTRKDT
- a CDS encoding DUF4384 domain-containing protein, which produces MRTALIFGSLALGLSACAPSLRANLSVDYTRSNLIYSFQPDRGQGSSYFVGDTIRFQLATREAGYVTLVSLDPNGNSNVLVRNAYVNAGTTFFPRVQDGAASFSVAPPRGLQRVRAIFTRARPNLDLYFQGTYDQNRWNDATNNYVQSYNARDRDTQETLFYIR